The genomic interval TTGCTGAAAAGCTGATTACTCTAGCACTTCGCGACGATCTACACTCAAGACGTCTTGCTTACAAGACTCTCGAGAATCATAGTCTCGTTCAAAAGCTCTTTGATGAAATCGGTCCCCGCTTTGTTGGCGGTGGCGGTGGTTACACTCGTATTATCAAGCTTGCTGAACCACGTAAGGGCGACTGTGCTCCTATGGTGATCATCGAACTTACAAAACGTGCTGAAGCTCCTGTAGCTGCGGCGACTGAGGCTCCTGCAGAGGCAACTCCTGCAAAAGAAACTCAGGAAGCATAAATTATGCTACTTAGAAAAGGGGCGGAGTTAATTCCGCCCCTTTTTTTTTAAATTTTATTTATAGATATTTCTGATATGAGGTATTGGGATGGACTTACGAAGACTTGAAGCTTTTTGTAAGGTATACGAATGTAAAAGTTTTTCTAAGGCAGGAAGAGAATTATTCCTCTCACAGCCTACGATTAGTGCACATATTTCGACTCTTGAAGAAGAACTGGATGTACAGCTTTTTGACAGATTGGGAAGGTCTATTTTGCCGACTCAGGCTGGAGATGTGCTATATCGAAATGCTAAAAATATTTATGACCTGATTGGAAAAGCACATTCTGAAATTAATTTGCTTCGTGATAAAGTTGTGGGTGATTTAGATATCGGGGGAAGTACAATACCTTCTCACTATCTTTTACCCGGGATTTTATATGAATATTGCAAAAAATATCCTGATGTACGAGTTCATATGTCAGTCGGCGACACTTCAGAAATTTTACGCAAGATTCGCTGCGGTGAACTGATTGTCGGAATTGTCGGTGCGGCAAGTGATGCTCCGAACATTGATTTTGTTCCCATTATGCGAGATGAGCTGGTAATTGTCGCTCCGCCTGTGCTGGTAAAGAACTATGAAGGGATTGTTGATATTCAGCAGCTCGCTGAATTACCTTGGGTAATGCGTGAAGAAGGGTCCGGTACTCGTAAAGCTCTTGAAGCGGGCTTGTCAGAGATTGGAACCAGTATTCGTGATCTCAATGTCACTGTCTGGGTTGAATCGACTCAGGCCGTAGTTCAGTGCGTTAAGGCAGGGCTTGGCATCAGTGTTACATCTCGTCTTGCAGCTCAGCCTTTGATAGATTCTGGCGAGCTTGTTCATATTAGCGGATTACCTTTGAACTTAGAGCGCAGTTTTTATCTTGCGCACCTTAGCGGTCGAGAGTTTTTCCCTGCCGTTCGCTATTTTATCGAACATATTAAAAACAGTGCTTTTGATTTTTAAAAGAACTTTATTAAATAAAAAAGGAGCCGGAAATATGAATATTTCCGGCTCCTTTAGTTGTATTATATTTCAATGAAATTAAGATCAGGAACTTTCGATATCTGCCCTGTCTTTTTTAAATACTCTGCGAAAACTTTAAGTCCTTCAGTTTCCATTTCCTTCAGGTTGTAGACTAACCCTTCATAATAAGAATTTACTTCAGGCAGTGCGAGAACGCTTTTTTCAGCAGTAAGCTCTGACATGCGTCCAATATTAGCCTGTCCCCATTCCTTGCCTTTTATCAAAGTACGTACAGCGTCTTTAACGGCAGGACTGTCCGCCACGTCTTTACGTACTACCCATACTCCAAAGATAAAGGGGAGTCCTGTCCATTGTCTCCACGCTTCACCCAGATCCAATTTATATGGATAATCTTTGTGATGCCGCAGGTTCAAAGCTTCATCACCTATGGTCAGAATAGCTTCGGGTCTTTCGCCTGATTCAATCAGTTCTGCTGCGTTGCCTGTTTCATATTCTGGATAAATAGGAATATATTCTGTCAGCAAAATCTTCAGTAAGGCAGCTGAAGTATGTGTCTGTGCACTGACAAGAATTTTACATCCTTTCAGCTCTTCAATGGGCTTGCGGCTGATCAATAACACCGACTGAACTGGCCCACAGCTGCCGATAGCTATGTCAGGTATCAGTTTATACTGCTCTGCGTGGCGCAGATATTCGATTGAAGATGTTGATGAAATATGGAGCAATCCTTCAGCCATTAATTTATTAAGTTGAGCTGGAGGGCCATAGAAAAATTTAAAATTATTTTCTATGAGTTTTGATTCCAGTGGATAATATATCGGGAGAACATTTAAATATGATATTCTGCCTACTTTAATTTCATTAACCATTGTGTTTCTCTGTAAGGGTATAATCCATAAGTCTTTGCTTCGGAGCGAATCCTGCTTTTTTAATCAGATTTGCTATTTCATTTTCAGATAAACTGAAACTTACACCGGCCGCTTTAACGACATTTTCTTCAATCATTGTTGAACCGAAATCATTGCCGCCATAAAAGAGTGCGAGCTGGGCAATTTTAGGCCCCATTGTAACCCATGAAACCTGTATGTTGTCAAAGTTATCGAGTACGATTCGTGATACAGCCAACATGCGCAGATATTCAACGCTTGTCAGCCTGCGGGCATTCGGAATGTTGGTGTTGTCCGGCTGAAATGTCCATGGAATAAAGGCGGTGAATCCGCCTGTTCGATCTTGAACTTCGCGAAGGGCAAAAAGATGTTTCAGCCTGTCGGAAGGTTGTTCCGCATGTCCGAACATCATGGTCGCAGTTGTTCTTATTCCCATGTTATGGGCTGTTTCCATAACGTTAAGCCATTCCTTGGTAGAGCACTTGTTCGGTGCAATCTTGCTTCTTACTTCATCTACAAGTATTTCAGCTCCTCCGCCGGGAATGGAGGCAAGCCCCGCGTCAATAAGCCTTCTCAGCACATCTTTAACAGGAATTCTTTCCAACTCGCTGAAATACACAATTTCCGGTGGTGAAAATGCATGTATGTGAACCGGATAATTATCTTTGATAAAACGGAGCATATCTTCGTAGAAAGTGAGCGGCAAATCAGGGTTATGACCGCCTTGCATAAGAATTTGCGTTCCGCCCAGATCTACAGTTTCCTGAATTTTCTGTCCTAGCTCTTCCCTGCTGATGACGAAACCGCCGTCTTGGCCCGGAGCTACATAAAATGCACAAAACTTACAGCCGCATGCGCAAATATTTGAGTAGTTTATATTTCTATCAACTACGTAGGTAACGTTCATATCCGGGTGTTTAGACATTCTGACCTGATGTGCTAAACAGGCCAGATCAAATATATCAGCTTTTTCCAGCAGAATCATTGCTTCATCAAAATTAATGCGTTCTCCGGCGGAAACTTTTGCGCCTATTTCTAGAACTTCTGCCGGACTTTGAGTAATACTTGTCATATTAAATATCCTTCTGACTCAGGAAATTTCATTAAAAGCAGCATCGCGTTCAACCGGAACAAATCCGCAACCGATAATCATCTCTTCCAGATCTTTTCTGCTGATAGCCTGATCAGATGATGCTCCTGCCATATGCCCGATTATTTCTTCCACAACTGTTCCGTCAAAGTCATCTGCTCCGTAGTGAAGAGCAGCCTGAGCCTGTTTAACAGTGAGCATTACCCAATAGGCTTTTATGTGTGGAATGTTGTCCAGCATAAGTCTGCTTATGGCTATGGTTCTTAATTCGTCCAACCCCGTCAGCGGGTTATCTATTTTAAGTTTGCTGTTTTCAGTTAGAAACGGAAGAGGGATGAAACAGTTATAACCGCCGGAAATATCCTGCTGTTTGCGTAACCTGTCCAGATGATCAAGGCGATCTGCAATTGATTCGACATGCCCGTAAAGCATTGTGCAGTTTGTGGAGAACCCTAGTGAATGGGCTTCGCCGTGTATCTTAAGCCATGTTTCGGCATCGATTTTTTTAGGACATATTTTGTTGCGCGTTTCAGAAGCGAATATTTCTGCTCCGCCGCCTGTCAGCATTTCAACTCCGACCGCTTGTAACCTTTTCAGAATTTCAAGAGTCGTAGTTTTTTCAATGTTTGCGAAGTTTGCAATTTCAACAACCGTAAAGCATTTCAGAGTTGCCTTGGGAAATTCTTTTTTAACCTCTATGAAGGTTTCTTCAAAAAAAGAAAGAGGAATATCTGGATGACATCCGCCGACCACATGAATTTCACGCGGCGAAACGGGGGCATTACGCAATTTCTCTAAAATTTCATTCTTTGATAAATGAAATGATCCTTCCTCACCGCGTTTGCGTGCATAGGCACAAAATTTACAACCGTTAATACAAATATTGGTATAGTTGATATGGCGGTTCAAGACATAGAAAGCTTTGTTTCCGTGCAGCTTGCGCCTTGCTATTGATGCCAGAGCGCCCAGTGCATTGATGTCGGCGCAGTTATATAGGATGTGACCGTCTTCAATAGAGAGTCTTTCCCCGTCCAAGACTTTTTCCAGAATGGAACCAAGCCCTACGTTTTCGAAATATTTTTTTGAAATCATATTTTCACCTTTGTTGAACCGTAAATAAAAGTCGGCTCGTGCTATGTCAATACTGGATTTTATATCAGTAAAAATATAAAACTATTTCCATGAGCAAAATACTGAAATTGGGCTTTTCACCATGCCCCAACGATACCTTTATATTCCACGCTCTCGCAAGCGGAGCGATCAATATTGAACCATACAAACTAAGCATTACTCTTGCTGATGTTGAAGAACTGAATTCTCTGGCCCGCACCGGGCAGATGGATATCTGCAAAGTTTCAGCTCATGCGGCCGCGCATATTATGAATGATTATATTCTTCTGCGTGCCGGAGGAGCTATGGGCAGAGGAGTAGGGCCTCTTTTACTGACTCGGGAACCTTGCACTATAGAAGCCCTGAATGGCAAGCGTGTAGCTATACCGGGCATCCATACAACTGCAAATTTATTGTTCAGTCTCATGTGCCGTGAAGCCGGAATACATGTTGAAACGGTTGAAATGGTCTTCGACGAAATTATGCCAGCGATTGCTTCAGGCAAAGTGGAAGCCGGGGTGGTTATTCATGAAGGGCGTTTCACTTTTAGCGGGATGGGACTTACAAAGCTTGCCGACCTTGGAAAGTGGTGGGAGGATTATTCAGGTCTGCCTATCCCGCTCGGCTCTATCGCTATAAAAAGGTCACTTGGAAGCGAAGTCGCTTCATTGATAAACTCCGCAATACGTAGAAGTCTGACTCTTTCACAGGTCGACCCCAGTCAATCATGGTCCTACATAAAGAATCATGCGCAGGAGATGGACGAGAATGTTATCAACGAGCATATAAACACTTTTGTTACCGACTACAGCATGGACGTAGGTAAAGAAGGTGAGGACGCTGTTTCCAGGCTGCTGCGCGAAGCAGCTCAAATGGATTCACTCAATCTTCCGGATGGTCCATTCTTTATTAAGGAATAGGGTTAACTGCTAATTTAGGTTTTTTACGGCTGCGATGATCCTGGCTGAGTATTACGCCGAACATCACAAGACCTGCGGCAAAGATTTGGATAGTGTTTAATTTTTCATCCAGTATCGTACAGCCCATGATCAAAGTAAAAACAGGAATTAGGTTAACATATGCAGTGGTCTGACTGGCCGGCAGGCGACTCATTCCATAGTTGTACAAGCCGTATGCGCCTAAAGTGATACCTATTCCCAGATAGATAATTGAAAACGCCGCTGCCGGGTGAAATTCTGTCGGCAACACCGTTGTCGGCAGGGCCAGCAACGGGAGATAGAACAATGCTCCCATGGTTGCTTGAAAAGCGGTGATAAAAACTGCTGAATAGCGGGCGGTCATTTTCTTTAAAATGGTCATATAGCCAACTGCGCAGCACATTGCTAAAAATTCAAGAAAATTTCCTAGAACAGGATTCGGTGATGCGTCTGTTGTGCTGCTGTAGATTGAAAGCCAGATTCCCCCGGTTACAGCCAATAAAAATCCGAGGACAGTTTGCTGACTCAGTTTTTCTCCCAAAATAAATCTTGATGACACAGCCATAAGTAGTGGCAAGGTTGCCACGATCATTCCGGCTTCTGACGCAGAAGTGTACAGCATAGCATGGCTTTCAAATATAAAGTACATGCACGGTTCACAAAAAGCCATGAAGACCAGCAGTTTAAAGTCTCCCTTTTGAAATTTTTGTTTTCGCAAGGATGGAAGAAAAAAAATAATGCACAGTGATGCCAGCATCATTCTTCCGAAAATAACAACCATGGGGTCGTAGACAGCCAAGGCAATTTTGAGAACAATAAATGAACTGGCCCACAGGAAAACCGCGGTAACAAGGGCGACCATAGGTACATATTTTGAATCAGCAAAGGGCATTTTGTTACTCTTAACAGCAAATTTTTACACGGTGTAAGGTAAAAACAAACATTAAAATAGAAAACCCCGGAAGAACTGATTCTTCCGGGGTTTTAGTTTTTTTAAAGAAGATTCAGACTATTTGCACCACGCAAGCAGGTTGAATGGATGGTAATTGTTATCCGGATTTTCTGCATAACGGCAACCGAGGTTTGAGTCATCGCGTTTGTTGATGATATCAGAATCAGACCCTACAAAAAAATTGCATTTGTTATTGTTGCATACAACGATAACTCCCCATCCTGATTCCGGTGGGGCAATCCAAGGGGAAAGAGGTTCATTGCAATGGGGGCAGAGTCTTTCTTCTAATTCAACACCGCTATAAATATAAGTCATGGCTGGTCTCCTTGAAATATGCTTAAAAAGATTGACGCTGTGAATTAATTCACAACATCCATAAAGTAATGATCATTGATAGAACGTCAAGAGGCTGATTCAACTACTTCGCGTAAAGCCTTGAACAGAGCTCTGGAAGATTTAGGAGGTTTTCCTGAATCTATTTCCTTTTTAGCATTTCTGGCGAGTTGCGCGATTCTTTGTCTTTCTGCATTCGGATGAAGTTCCATAAGCTCATCAAGCATGGTCATATCGCCTTCGATAAGTCTTTTTCTCCACTTCTCAAGCATATTGAATCGCATGTTGTCTTCACTGTTACCGAATTCGACGTCATTTAGAAAATCGATTACGGGCTGAGTTTCAATTTCACGCATTAATTTGCCGAGGTACTGAGTTTGACGTCTTTTTGCTTCATGAGCAGTAATAGCCTTAGCTTCCAAAACTTCGTCTATGAAATATCGTGGAAGTCCTGATTTCTTAAGAGATTCAGGGCCTAATTCCATTAATTTTTCAGCTAATTTCTGTAACTTAGTCATTTCCCGCTTTTTATGGGAGCGACTAGGTCCTGAATATTCCTCTTCTTCTTCGTCGTAGTATTCTTCTTCGTAGTTAGACATATTTTTTCTGTTTTGTAGTTATGGATAGCCATAACGAAATGATGAATTTTTAAAAAAGTATCATCCACTTTTTTACGAATAATCACAAGCTAAGATATTCAGCTTCTGTTAGTGAGCCAGACTCCGCCAATTGTGAGAATTCCGCCGATAATAAGCGGCAATCCTACAGATTCACCAAGAAGAATCACTCCTAGAAGTATGGCTGTTATGGGAACAAGATTAATAAATATGCCGGCTTTTGACGGACCTATTTTCCCGATAGCGTCACAATACCAGCTGAAACCCAAAGTTGTTCCAAGAAAAGCGAGGAATATAACGCAGCCGAAGTCAAGTAAGGTTATTTTTTGTACTTCGGCGATCAGGTTGTTGGAAAAGGCCGGAACAGCCAGCATCACTGTGCCGAATAAGCAGGACCAGAATACAGCGTTAAAAGGTGAAACTTTTTTCATTACCGGCTTTCCGGCCAGAGAATAGGCTGTCCAGCTTAACACGCAGCCTAGAATACAGAGGTCGCCGAAACTGACTCCTTGAGTCAGCAGAGTTATGGGATTTCCATTTCCAATAACAGTCGTCACGCCGACAAGAGCAAGCAGAAAACCAGCCGCTTTTGATAAAGTGAACTTTTCTTTAAATATAACGGCAGAGCCGATGGCAATTACTGTCGGTACAGCAGCAATTATCAAAGAAGCTCTACCTGCTGAAATGGTTTGAAGCCCCGTGAAGAACATAATATTATAAAGAAAAACTCCGGTCACAGCCATAAGCATTAAAGGTAAGATATCTTCTTTTTGACACTTCGGAGGTTTTCCCGTTGATCTGCATATGAGTAGAAACATAAAAAATGTCGCGAATAAAAAGCGGAGAAATGCTGCTGAATAAGGTGACATGTCACCTGCTAAAATTTTTCCGGCAATCCAAGTTCCGCCCCAAAAGACTACAGACCCGATCAGCTTAAGATAAACAATACGCGATGATGACATTAGTTTTTGGTGTTCTCATTAAGGATGTTTAAGGTGTAGTCAGTAACTTCTTCAACGAGATCTAAACATACTTTTTGCTTAATACCTTCGTTTTTAAATTTGTTACTTCCGTCAGGTATCGATAAGTCGCAATCGGTAAGTTTAAAACAGTTGTCACTGTTGAATTTGTTTTTAAAATGGGCCGTGAGTAACTGTGTAAGCTTATAGCACAGATCTACTGACTGGTCAGGGGCTGTCCGTCCGTGAATCAAACTTATAGCCAGAATTCCTCCTGCTAAAGCTCCGCAATTTCCTTTAGTTCTTGCTGTCCCGGAACAGAACGCTGTGGCAATAGCCGGAACATTAGAATTCTCAATTTTTCTTGCCTCGCAGATTGCAAGCAGAACGCTTTCTGCGCACATGTAGCCGTTTTCAAAATAATATCGTGCTCTTTGTCCGTGCATATAGAATTCTCCGGTAAAATAGGGATACGTCAGATTTGTATTGGTAGTGATAGGTCAAGAGTGGGAAATATTTAACTTCGTAAGATTGTAATGGAAAATAGTTACCTCGGATTAATGTGTCAAGATGGTTTAAATGTGACACTTGAAGCCGAGCCTGTGTCTAAAATACAATTTTTACGAATATTATGCTGTAAAAGCTTTCAATTGAGTACAAAAACATTTAATTGAGTGTTAGATTAGCTAAATTTTAGAGTATTATTGTGTATGATGTTTTCGGAGTCATCAGTATTTGTTTTCATGCGGCTCAATTCATGGTTGCTGAATCATGATCTTTATTTTAGTAGGAACATAAATGATTTTTCTGACTTATCTTCTCAAAAAATACTGTTTATCAAAACTTTAATCTGTGTTGCGGTGTTAATTGCGTCTTTTGTCTTGACAAAACCTTTAAAATTGAATTTTATTCGTATAAACACATGAGTAAGAAAAAAATCGACGAAACTGACAGAAGAATTCTGACAATACTTCAGAATAGCGGAAGAATTTCGAATGCCGATATCGCAAGAAAGGTCGGAATGGCTCCTTCTGCTGTACTTGAGCGGGTGCGTAAGCTGGAAAGCAAGGGCATACTTGTCGGATATGAAGCTATTGTATCCCCTCAGTCTGTAGGACGATCCCTGACAGCATTTATTTACGTTAATGCGAGTGAAGGTGTCGGAGCTACAGATACAGGTGCTGAACTAGCTAAGATTCCCGGGGTATTGGAAGTGCATTATTGTGCAGGACGGGACAGCTATTTAATTAAGGTCAGGTGCGAAGATACTGACGGCTTGGCAATTATGCTCGGCAGTATCGGAAGTATTGAGACCGTGAGGGATACGAATTCCACCATCGTTTTAAATACGATTAAGGAATCCAGAGCTATTCCCCTTGGCGAAGACATCGATGAAGATTTTTAGCAGACTGAGCAAATCTCCTGCCGATAGTTTTGCAGCATAGCCTGAATTGGAGCTGTGAATGCTCCAATTCATGGATTGCCTGAAACTTGGGTGTGATTTTTAATCAGTCTGCGAAAATAATTTCAAAGGCGAACATTAAAAATCATGGAGAATTTTTATGAGTGTAGAAATTTCTACTCTTGACCCGCAGGTCATTGAGCGCGGTAAAGTCTTTTTTAAATCTATTTCAGGTGAGGCCCCATCCGTTTTTAATAAAGGATGGTGGACTGGAAAGGTTATGGACTGGGCAATGAAGAATGAAGACTTCAAGGTCCAGATGTTTCGCTTTGTCGATGTTCTGCCATATCTGAATACTTCTGATTCACTTTCAAGACATATTGAAGAATATTTTGCAGCGGATGACAGCAATATCCCTGATGTTCTTAAATGGGGCGCATCTAAAACCGGATTCGGCGGAGGTCTTGTTGCAAAGGTTCTCAATAGAACAATCCGCACTAATATTGAAGGTATGGCCCGTCAGTTCATCATCGGTCAGCAGGCTAAAGAAGCGGTAAAAGGAATTCGTAAACTCCGTAAAGACGGCTTTGCGTTTGTTCTGGACCTCTTAGGTGAAGCGACTGTCAGTGAAGAAGAAGCTCAGGCTTATCTTGACGGGTATATGGAAGTTCTGGGTGCCATTGAAAAAGAATATAAAAAATGGGATGCGCTTGACAGTTCCGGTGATCTTGACTGGGGAAGTGCTCCTAAAATAAATGTAGCTGTAAAGCCGTCAGCATTTTATTCACAGTCCAAGCCTGTTGATCTTGAAGGAACAGTGCAGGGCATGATTAAAAGCATTGAACCTGTTTATCAGAAAGTGATGGGCATGGACGGGTTCATGTGCATTGATATGGAGTCTCTGAAATATAAAGAGCCTACCGTTGAAATGTTTAAAAGGCTCAGAAAGAAATATCCGGAATATCAGCATATCGGAATTGTTTTTCAGGCATACCTTAAAAGCGTAGACAATGATGTTAAAGGATTAATCGAGTGGGCCAGAGCAGAAAACCTGCCTATATCCATACGTCTTGTAAAGGGTGCTTACTGGGATTCTGAAACAGTCATAGCCAAACAGAACGACTGGGAAGTTCCGGTATGGACGCATAAGCCTGAAACTGACGCGGCTTATGAACGTGTTGCCAAAATGATTCTTGAAAACAGCGATATCTGTCATTTTGCCTGCGCATCACATAATATTCGTACTATTTCAGCTGTCATGGAAATGGCCAGTGTTATGAATGTTCCGACTGAAAGGTATGAATTTCAGGTACTGTACGGAATGGCTGAACCTGTCCGTAAAGGCTTAAAAAATGTTGCCAAGCGTGTACGTTTATATTGCCCTTACGGTGATCTTATTCCCGGAATGGCGTATCTAGTTCGCCGCTTGCTTGAAAACACCGCAAATGAATCTTTCTTGAAACAGACTTTTGCCGATGAAGCAGATGTCAGTATTCTTCTTGAAAATCCTGAACTGACCCTTAAACGTGAGTTGGCGAATAAACCCGCTGCGAAGCCTGACACGCGAATCCGTTATCGAGGAGTTGAGGGCGAGCTGGAACCTTTCAGTAATTTCCCCCCGGTAGATTTTACAGTAAAAGAAGAACGTGAAGTATATCCTGCTGCTATGAGCAAAATACGCAAGGATTTCGGTAAAAAGTATGCACTTCATATTAACGGGAAGGATGTTGTAACTGACGATACTCTCGATTCATATAATCCTGCGGATCCTTCAGAAATTATCGGAACTGTTTGTCAGGCCGGAATTGCTGAAGTTGATCAGGCTGTCAGTGCGGCCAAGCAGGCTTATATTGACTGGCGCAATGTTGAACCTAGAGAACGTGCGCAGTATCTTCTTAAAGCTTCAAAGTATTGCAAAGAACATATTCATGATCTTTGCGCTTTGCAGGTGCTTGAAGTCGGCAAGCAGTGGGATCAGGCACAGGCTGATATCGGTGAAGCAATTGACTTCATGGAATATTATGCCCGTGAAATGATCCGCCTAGGCGATCCTAAACGTATGGGTAACTCTCCCGGAGAGTTCAGCCAGTATTTCTATCAGGGTAAAGGTGTCGCCGCTGTAATCGCTCCTTGGAACTTCCCTCTGGCAATCAGTGTCGGAATGGTTGCAGCTGCTATTGTCTGCGGTTGTCCGGTTGTCTACAAACCTGCTGGTATTTCCTCTGTCGTCGGGCACGGACTTGTCGATATGTTCAAAGCCGCAGGACTTCCTGACGGTGTATTCAACTACACCCCGGGTCGCGGTTCTGTAATGGGTGACTATCTTGTCGATCATCCTGATATCGCTGTAATAGCTTTCACAGGATCAATGGAAGTAGGTTTAAGAATTCAGGAACGTGCTGCAAAGGTTCATCCCGGGCAGGAACATTGCAAAAAAGTTATCGCCGAAATGGGCGGTAAAAATGCAATTATTATTGATGATGATGCCGACCTCGATGAAGCCGTGCTCGGAGTGCTTTACGCCTCCTTCGGTTTCCAGGGGCAGAAATGTTCTGCCTGTTCCCGCGTGATTGTTCTTGATTCTATTTACGATAGATTTGTGCACCGTCTGAAAGAAGCTGCTGAATCCGTTAAGCTTGGACCTGCTGAAGATCCTTCAAATTACATGGGACCGGTTGTCGATAAGGCAGCACAGAAAAATGTTCTCAATTACGGCAAAATAGCTGAAGAAGAAGGTAAAGTTCTTGTTAAGCATGAAGCCCCTGCTG from Desulfovibrio gilichinskyi carries:
- the rplQ gene encoding 50S ribosomal protein L17, producing MRHNKSGRKFNRTGSHRKAMFRNMVRSLLTYEHMRTTEPKAKELRSFAEKLITLALRDDLHSRRLAYKTLENHSLVQKLFDEIGPRFVGGGGGYTRIIKLAEPRKGDCAPMVIIELTKRAEAPVAAATEAPAEATPAKETQEA
- a CDS encoding selenium metabolism-associated LysR family transcriptional regulator: MDLRRLEAFCKVYECKSFSKAGRELFLSQPTISAHISTLEEELDVQLFDRLGRSILPTQAGDVLYRNAKNIYDLIGKAHSEINLLRDKVVGDLDIGGSTIPSHYLLPGILYEYCKKYPDVRVHMSVGDTSEILRKIRCGELIVGIVGAASDAPNIDFVPIMRDELVIVAPPVLVKNYEGIVDIQQLAELPWVMREEGSGTRKALEAGLSEIGTSIRDLNVTVWVESTQAVVQCVKAGLGISVTSRLAAQPLIDSGELVHISGLPLNLERSFYLAHLSGREFFPAVRYFIEHIKNSAFDF
- a CDS encoding menaquinone biosynthesis protein — translated: MVNEIKVGRISYLNVLPIYYPLESKLIENNFKFFYGPPAQLNKLMAEGLLHISSTSSIEYLRHAEQYKLIPDIAIGSCGPVQSVLLISRKPIEELKGCKILVSAQTHTSAALLKILLTEYIPIYPEYETGNAAELIESGERPEAILTIGDEALNLRHHKDYPYKLDLGEAWRQWTGLPFIFGVWVVRKDVADSPAVKDAVRTLIKGKEWGQANIGRMSELTAEKSVLALPEVNSYYEGLVYNLKEMETEGLKVFAEYLKKTGQISKVPDLNFIEI
- the mqnC gene encoding cyclic dehypoxanthinyl futalosine synthase; translation: MTSITQSPAEVLEIGAKVSAGERINFDEAMILLEKADIFDLACLAHQVRMSKHPDMNVTYVVDRNINYSNICACGCKFCAFYVAPGQDGGFVISREELGQKIQETVDLGGTQILMQGGHNPDLPLTFYEDMLRFIKDNYPVHIHAFSPPEIVYFSELERIPVKDVLRRLIDAGLASIPGGGAEILVDEVRSKIAPNKCSTKEWLNVMETAHNMGIRTTATMMFGHAEQPSDRLKHLFALREVQDRTGGFTAFIPWTFQPDNTNIPNARRLTSVEYLRMLAVSRIVLDNFDNIQVSWVTMGPKIAQLALFYGGNDFGSTMIEENVVKAAGVSFSLSENEIANLIKKAGFAPKQRLMDYTLTEKHNG
- the mqnE gene encoding aminofutalosine synthase MqnE produces the protein MISKKYFENVGLGSILEKVLDGERLSIEDGHILYNCADINALGALASIARRKLHGNKAFYVLNRHINYTNICINGCKFCAYARKRGEEGSFHLSKNEILEKLRNAPVSPREIHVVGGCHPDIPLSFFEETFIEVKKEFPKATLKCFTVVEIANFANIEKTTTLEILKRLQAVGVEMLTGGGAEIFASETRNKICPKKIDAETWLKIHGEAHSLGFSTNCTMLYGHVESIADRLDHLDRLRKQQDISGGYNCFIPLPFLTENSKLKIDNPLTGLDELRTIAISRLMLDNIPHIKAYWVMLTVKQAQAALHYGADDFDGTVVEEIIGHMAGASSDQAISRKDLEEMIIGCGFVPVERDAAFNEIS
- a CDS encoding 1,4-dihydroxy-6-naphthoate synthase, yielding MSKILKLGFSPCPNDTFIFHALASGAINIEPYKLSITLADVEELNSLARTGQMDICKVSAHAAAHIMNDYILLRAGGAMGRGVGPLLLTREPCTIEALNGKRVAIPGIHTTANLLFSLMCREAGIHVETVEMVFDEIMPAIASGKVEAGVVIHEGRFTFSGMGLTKLADLGKWWEDYSGLPIPLGSIAIKRSLGSEVASLINSAIRRSLTLSQVDPSQSWSYIKNHAQEMDENVINEHINTFVTDYSMDVGKEGEDAVSRLLREAAQMDSLNLPDGPFFIKE
- a CDS encoding DMT family transporter, with translation MPFADSKYVPMVALVTAVFLWASSFIVLKIALAVYDPMVVIFGRMMLASLCIIFFLPSLRKQKFQKGDFKLLVFMAFCEPCMYFIFESHAMLYTSASEAGMIVATLPLLMAVSSRFILGEKLSQQTVLGFLLAVTGGIWLSIYSSTTDASPNPVLGNFLEFLAMCCAVGYMTILKKMTARYSAVFITAFQATMGALFYLPLLALPTTVLPTEFHPAAAFSIIYLGIGITLGAYGLYNYGMSRLPASQTTAYVNLIPVFTLIMGCTILDEKLNTIQIFAAGLVMFGVILSQDHRSRKKPKLAVNPIP
- the yjgA gene encoding ribosome biogenesis factor YjgA, which translates into the protein MSNYEEEYYDEEEEEYSGPSRSHKKREMTKLQKLAEKLMELGPESLKKSGLPRYFIDEVLEAKAITAHEAKRRQTQYLGKLMREIETQPVIDFLNDVEFGNSEDNMRFNMLEKWRKRLIEGDMTMLDELMELHPNAERQRIAQLARNAKKEIDSGKPPKSSRALFKALREVVESAS
- a CDS encoding DMT family transporter; this encodes MSSSRIVYLKLIGSVVFWGGTWIAGKILAGDMSPYSAAFLRFLFATFFMFLLICRSTGKPPKCQKEDILPLMLMAVTGVFLYNIMFFTGLQTISAGRASLIIAAVPTVIAIGSAVIFKEKFTLSKAAGFLLALVGVTTVIGNGNPITLLTQGVSFGDLCILGCVLSWTAYSLAGKPVMKKVSPFNAVFWSCLFGTVMLAVPAFSNNLIAEVQKITLLDFGCVIFLAFLGTTLGFSWYCDAIGKIGPSKAGIFINLVPITAILLGVILLGESVGLPLIIGGILTIGGVWLTNRS
- a CDS encoding C-GCAxxG-C-C family protein — its product is MHGQRARYYFENGYMCAESVLLAICEARKIENSNVPAIATAFCSGTARTKGNCGALAGGILAISLIHGRTAPDQSVDLCYKLTQLLTAHFKNKFNSDNCFKLTDCDLSIPDGSNKFKNEGIKQKVCLDLVEEVTDYTLNILNENTKN
- a CDS encoding Lrp/AsnC family transcriptional regulator, with translation MSKKKIDETDRRILTILQNSGRISNADIARKVGMAPSAVLERVRKLESKGILVGYEAIVSPQSVGRSLTAFIYVNASEGVGATDTGAELAKIPGVLEVHYCAGRDSYLIKVRCEDTDGLAIMLGSIGSIETVRDTNSTIVLNTIKESRAIPLGEDIDEDF